TGGCGACATGCTGACCATTCAACCGTGCATACCGCGATCCTGGCCGGGCTTCAGGGCAACGGTGCGTCAGGGCGCGGCGCACTACGACATCGTCGTCGAGAATCCGGAGGACGTGAGCAGCGGCGTGTCCCGCATCGTCGTGGACGGCGTGCGACTCGCCGCCGGCGAAACGGCGGTGCGGCTCATGGACGACGGCCGTCGCCACAGCGTGGTCGTGACGCTGGGGGCTGCGCAGGCGGTGTTGCTGTAAAGCAGCATGCGGGTATTGGACGCGTGCAGCGATGGAACTGGCCTCGCATGTCGGTCGGCCCCACGATTTCCGCGCAGCTTTCCGGCGCGCAGAATGACGAATGACTGCCGGTTGTCGGCGATATTCACGGCAAGCTCGATGAAGATGGATGCCGCGCAGCCGCGCAGCCGCGCAGCCGCGCAGCCGTGGAGTCCGAGATATCGGTTTCCCCGCACGCCATGACGCGGAGTGCGGGTGCCGAAGTCAGTACGTTGGCGTACGGGCCGGTACGTTAGCGGACGGACTGCGCGCGATTTCCCTCCCATCATGAACTGACGTTTCGAATTCCATCGAGATGTCAGGGCATGGGCTTCCGTGCGTCGTGCCGGGATCGGACGGCGCAGCGGCGAGCCGAGGAGATGACCATGAGAAGGCTACGTTCGATCGCAGTCGAAATGGGGATGGTGACCATGACGATTGTCGTGTTGGCGGGTTGCGGCGACATGTCTCGCCGTGGAACGGATACCGTGATCGGTGCGGGGGTCGGCGGCGTCGCCGGCGCAGTCCTGACGGGCGGCAGCGCATTGGGCACGGTCGGCGGCGCGGCTGTCGGCGGGGTTGTCGGCAATCAGGTCGGGAAATAGGCCGGCCGGCAGAAGGGAAGGGAATCGGCAGGCGCACTCGCCGTCACGGCGAAGCGCGCGATACGAGGACGGCTCGGAGTGCGACCGATATGTCGGCATTTCTCCTGAACGGTGTGCTGAGGTTGTCCTGGTGGCAGCTTGCCTGGGTCGTGCTCGCGCTCACGCATGTCACCATCATCAGCGTGACGGTGTACCTGCACCGCTGTCAGGCGCACCGGGCGCTGGAATTGCATCCGGGCGTCAGTCACTTCTTCCGGTTCTGGCTGTGGTTGACGACCGGCATTCTGACCGCGCAGTGGGTCGCGGTGCATCGCAAGCATCACGCCAGGAGCGAGACTCCGGAAGATCCGCACAGCCCGCGGACCCGGAGCCTTGCGACCGTGCTGCTCCGCGGCGCGGAGCTGTACCGGGCAGAGGTGCGGAACGAGGAAACGCTGCGCAGATATGGGTTGGGCACGCCGGACGATTGGCTCGAACGCCACGTCTATGCTCGCTATCCGGACCTCGGCATCGGGCTGCTGGCCGTGATCGACGTCGGGCTGTTCGGGCTGCCCGGCGTGTCGGCGTGGGCAATCCAGATGATGTGGATTCCGTTCTGGGCCGGCGGCGTGGTCAACGGTTGCGGCCACTTCAGCGGTTATCGGAATTTCGCCACGCCCGATGCGAGCACCAATCTCATTCCGCTGGGCATCCTGATCGGCGGAGAAGAGTTGCATAACAATCACCACGCATACGTGACGTCCGCCAGGCTGTCGAACCGATGGTTCGAGTTCGACATCGGCTGGCTGTACATCCGCCTGCTGGCGGCATCGGGACTGGCGACCATTCGGCGACTGGCAACGAAACCGCGCCTGCTCCCGGGCAAGGCGGTGGTCGACGATGCGACGCTGCAAGCGATCATCCGCAACCGGCATGAAGTGATGGCCGCCTATGCGCGCATGTTCGAGCCCGCCTGCCGGCGGGAGCTGCGCCGCATCAAGGACATGACTCGCGGCGACAAGCGGGTGTTCGCCCTTGGCGTGAAGCGATGGCTGCGCCAGGCCTGGGGCTATCGGGACAAGCCCGATCTGCGGGCGCTGACGAGCTGCAATGCCGACCGGCGAATGCGCGTGTACGTGGACATGTATGAGGCGCTGCTCGAGCTATGGACGTGGTCACACGTATCGCCCGAGCAATTGCTGGTCCAGTTGCAGGATTGGTGCCGTTGCG
This genomic stretch from Burkholderia oklahomensis C6786 harbors:
- a CDS encoding DesA family fatty acid desaturase yields the protein MSAFLLNGVLRLSWWQLAWVVLALTHVTIISVTVYLHRCQAHRALELHPGVSHFFRFWLWLTTGILTAQWVAVHRKHHARSETPEDPHSPRTRSLATVLLRGAELYRAEVRNEETLRRYGLGTPDDWLERHVYARYPDLGIGLLAVIDVGLFGLPGVSAWAIQMMWIPFWAGGVVNGCGHFSGYRNFATPDASTNLIPLGILIGGEELHNNHHAYVTSARLSNRWFEFDIGWLYIRLLAASGLATIRRLATKPRLLPGKAVVDDATLQAIIRNRHEVMAAYARMFEPACRRELRRIKDMTRGDKRVFALGVKRWLRQAWGYRDKPDLRALTSCNADRRMRVYVDMYEALLELWTWSHVSPEQLLVQLQDWCRCAEQSGVKAIVDFSIRLRRYT
- a CDS encoding glycine zipper 2TM domain-containing protein, producing MVTMTIVVLAGCGDMSRRGTDTVIGAGVGGVAGAVLTGGSALGTVGGAAVGGVVGNQVGK